In Streptomyces paludis, the genomic stretch CGCGGGTGGAGTCGTTCAGGGAGCGCATCAGGCGGGGTCTCCGTACTGGATGCCCCGGCCGTTGGTGCCGAGGTAGACACGGCCGTACACCCGCGGGTCGCCGGTGATCGTCTCGCCGGTCCAGCCCCACTGGTGGGCGTCGTCGTTGATCCGCGTCCAGCTCCCGCCCGTGTCGACCGAGCGGTACACCCCGATGAAGTTCTCGGTCGCGCCGGTCTGGTAGATCGCCGGATAGGAGGCACCGGCCGCCGCCCGGCCGAAGCCGAGGGCGTACGAGCCCCAGCAACTGGTCACCTTCGTGAACGACGTACCGCCGTCGGTCGAGCGGTACAGCCCGTTCCACTTCGCCGAGAGCCAGAGGTCACCGGTGCGCTCCGGCGCCGCCGCGATCCGGAACTGGCTGTCGCCCGCGGGCAGCGATCCCGCGCCGCGCACAAAGGTGGCGCCCGCGTCGGTGGAGCGGTACACCGCCCCGCCGTCCGTGTCGTACACATAGAAGCGCCGCGCGTCGAGCGGGTCGGCGACCGGTGTGCCGCCCCGGGGGAAGGTGGTCACCTCGCTCCAGCTCGCGCCGTTGTTCGTGGAGCGGAAGCCCGGGTGCTTGGTGCCGTCCCAGTGGATGAACGACCACAGCAGCGTCGAGCCGTCGGCGCTCACCGCGATCGGCCCGGGGGCGCTGTTGGCGATCGACGGCTGGGCGGCGAAGGGCGCCCAGGTCTGGCCGCCGTTCGTCGAGTACGCGCCGTTGCCCTGGTCGCCCCAGCCGGAGCGCACCACGTACGTGGGCCTGAGCGCGGCGATGGCCAGCCCGGTGGCCGAGCCGAAGACCGGGTTGGTGGCCATGCCCCGGGACGGCGAGACCGTCAGCGAGTCGTGGTACATCACCCCGATATCGCCCAGCCCGCTGAGGAGTTGGGCGCCCCCGGCGGGCGGCGCGATGAGCTGGCGGACCGCCGACTCCTCCAGACCGCGGATCTCCGGCGCCCAGCGCACCAGGTCGCGGGTGCCGTAGAGGGTGGCGCCCGTCCCGAAGACGATGTGCCGCGAGTCGAACGGGTCGAGCGCGACGGCCTGGATCCACCAGCCGAACTTCGCGGTGCCGCCCCAGTTGAGATACGGCGTCTCCCGTACGTCGAGCGTCGCCGTGTCCTTGAGCGAGGTCCAGCTCGCACCGCCGTTGGTGGACCGGTAGAGCGTGTCGACCGGACCCCAGCGGTTGTTGGTGGACACCACGACCGTACCGGAGACCCGCGGGTCCACGGCCACCCCGCCGTAGGCGAAGGAATCACCGCCCGACGGCCGGACCGGTGTGATGTCCGTCCACACACCGGTGGCGGTGTTGAACCGGCGCACCGACCCGTCGCTCTGGTTGTTGGGCCCCGATGTGTTCGCGTACGTCACGTACAGGGAGAGGGTGCCCGCGTCGTACGCGGCCCTGATCGGCACCTGCGCGGCCGCACCGGACGGCTGGCCGGGGACGGCGCTCCAGTTCACCCCGTCGGTCGTCCGGTAGAGCGCGCTGCCGCCGTCCCCCCACCCCGCGTACACCGCGCGCCCGGCGGCCACCAGGAAGGTGATGCCCTGGCCCGAGGAGTTCACCGACGCGGGGAACGAGGCGGCCGACCAGGTGGCCCCCCGGTCCGCCGACCTCAGCAGCCCGTTGTGACGGGTCCCGAGGAAGAGCACATCGCTGCTGAACGGGGAGACCAGCAGCCGCTCCCCGGCGCCGCGCCCGTCCTCGTTGGCGCCGAGCTTCACCGTCAGATCGGTCCGGCTCCAGGTGGCGCCCCGGTCCGTGGAGCGCAGGACGGCGCCGTTGCCCGCCCAGGACTGGGTGTAGGCGCCGAGCGCGAGATACAGCCGGTCCGGCTGGCCCGGGTCGACGGCGATGGCCTCGACGCCCAGCAGGTTGTAGTCGTCCCAGCCGAGATGGTCGGTGAGCGGCGTCCACCGCTGCAGTCCGTCGTCCCAGCGGTACGCCCCGCCGATGTCGGTACGGGCGTAGGCGAGGCCCCTCACGGCGGGGTGGAAGAGCACCCCGGTGATGAAGCCCGTACCGCCGATGGCCGCCGTGCGCCAGGTGTACGCCTGCGCGGCGGCGGCCCCGGCGGCCGTGCCGGCCGGGGCCTTCGGCCGGGGCGCGGCGAGCGCGGGGGTGCCGGTCAGGGCGAGGGCCGCGGCGGCCGCCGAGGCCGTGGTGAGCACCGTACGTCTGCGGGGTCCGTGCGCGTCGTCGGACACGGTGTGCGACATGACGTCACCTTCCGTCGTGGGGGAGGGGCATGGGGGGAGTGCGTGCGGGGCACCCGGTCAATTCGCCCGGACCTCGTCAGCCCTTGACCGCGCCGGTGAGCATTCCCTTCTTGAAGTGTTTCTGTACGAACGGGGACAGCACGGCGACCGGGAGGAGCGCCATCACCATCACCGCCATCTGCACGGCCAGTTGGGAGAGCTGGCCCGCCTTGATCGCCTGGCCGAGACCGACCGGCGGTTCCTGCTTCTGGACGAGCTGGATCATGACGTTCTGGAGCGGCATCATGTCCTGGTCGCTGAGGTAGAGGGACGCGTTGAACCACGCGCTCCAGTACCCCACCGCGTAGAAGAGTGTGATCACCGCGATCACCGCGCGCGACAGCGGCAGCACGATCGTCCACAGAATGCGCAGATCGCCCGCGCCGTCGATCCGCGCGCTGTCGGTGAGTTCCGGGGAGATGCCCATGAAGAAGCCGCGCAGCACCAGGATGTTGAACACACTGACCGCGCTCGGCAGGATCAGCGCGAGATAGGTGTCCGTCAGGCCCAGCGTCTGCACCAGCAGATACGTGGGGATCAGGCCCGCGCCGAAGAACATCGTGGCGAGCAGCAGCATCAGCATCCAGCGGTGCCCCAGCGTCCCGGAGCGGGAGAGCCCGTAGGCGCCGAGCACCGACACCGTCATCGAGAAGGCCGTGCCGACCAGGGTGACCCCCACACTGATCAGCGCGGCGCGGGTGACCTGGCCGCCGCTGAGCAGCTCCTGGTACGCGATGAACGTGATCCCGCGCGGGATCAGCACGAGCCCGCCCGCCTCCTGGATGGTCTGCTTGCTGGAGAGGCTGGTGACCACCACGATCCACAGCGGGAAGAGCACCGCCAGACAGGCCACGGCCAGCACGACACCTTTGCCCGCGAGCCCGGCCCTGCTGGGCTTCTCCTCCCACACGGGCCGGGGCTCCGCCGCCCACAGGGCGGTCAGGGCCGCCGCCCGGGGGCGCGCGGCGGCAGGCTTCGCCGGGGGCGTGGTCAGTGTGCTCACTTCTTGTACACCCCCTGCTCGCCCATCAGATGGGCGATCTTGTTGGCGGCGAGGACCAGCCCGAGGCTGACCACGCCCTTCACGATGCCGGCCGCCGCCGCGTAGCTGAAGTCCTGGTTGCGCACACCGTTCCACCACACGTACGTGTCGAGGACCTCGGCCGCGCCGGGGCCGACCGCGTCCCGCTGGAGCAGGATCTGCTCGAACCCGACGGTCAGCGCGTCCCCGACACGCAGCACCAGCAGCAGCGCGATGACCGGCCGCAGCGCGGGCAGCGTCACATGCCACATCCGGCGCCAGCGGTTCGCGCCGTCCATCGCGGCGGCCTCGTACAGATCGGGGCTGACCGAGGTGAGCGCGGCGAGGAAGACGATGATGCCCCAGCCCGCGTCCTTCCAGACACCCTCGAAGGTGACCAGGAACTTGAAGACCTCCGGGTCGGTCATCAGGTCGAAACCCTCGTAACCGCGCTGCCGCAGGGTCTGCGCGATGATGCCCGCGCCCCCGAGGATCTGCTGGAAGACGGTGATGACCAGCACCCACGAGAAGAAGTGCGGCAGATAGAGCACGGCCTGCGCGAAGGCCCGCACCCGGGGCCTGAGCACACTGTTGATGAGCAGCGCGAGCAGGATCGGGATCGGGAAGAACAGCACCAGCTGGATGATGAAGAGCACCAGGGTGTTGGTCACCGCGTCCCAGAACGCGGAGTCGCCGAAGACCCGCTGGAACTGCTCCACACCGACCCACGGCGACTCCAGGATGGAGATCACACCGTTGTCGCTGATGTACGGGTCGTAGTCCTGGAAGGCGACCACATTGCCCAGGATCGGCAGGTAGTTGAAGACCAGGACGAGCAGCACGACCGGCAGGGTCATCAGGATGAGGACGCGGTCGCGCCTCAGCCGCACCCGCAGCGGGATCCGGCCGGCGTCCGAGGCGGCCTTGGCGTTCGCCGTCCCGCCGGGCGCGCCCCGGCCGGTCCGCCGGGCCGCGCGGGCCCGGGGGACCCGTACCGTACGGCCGTCCCCCGGATCCGGACCGGTGCCGTCGGCGCCGCCGCTCGTGTCGCTTTTGTCGCTCTTGGCGTTCTTGCCATCAGGTGTCCGGGCAGTCCCGGGCGCGGTGCTGTGCGGCACTCCGTCACCCCTGCGGCGCGTTGTCGTCCAGCAGCTTGCGGTACCACTCGCGCAGCTTGTCGCCACCGCCGGCGCGCCAGTCGCTGACGGCCTGCTGCACATCGCTGATCTTCTTCCGGCCGCGCACCACATCGTCCTCCAACTGCTCGAAGTCGTTGGCGAGATTGGTGTAGCGGGCCGGCTCGACGATCTGGAGCCCGTAGAAGGACGACTTCTTGGTGAAGGCGCCCATCCGCTGCTGCCACTCCACCTGCGCCTTGGCGATCTCGGGCAGGTCGGGGTGGGCGATGGTGGGGGGCGGGCCGTCGAGCATCACATAGGCGTTGATGACCTCGTTGTTGCCCTTGTCGTTCTTCACGGGCAGCCCGTTCTCGACGGTGTAGTGCACGCCCTCCTCACCGTAGTTCGTGAGCATGTACTCCTTGGTGCCGTACGGCGCGGCCGTCACATTGGCGGCGGCCAGCGCGTCCCGGACCACCGCCTCCGACGCCTTCTTGCTGATGAACGACCAGATGTTGGCGGGCGATCCGGCCCACAGCGCCGGGTCACCGCCGTCGTGGCCGAAGATGTCCATGCCCCAGATCACCACACCGGTCTTCTGCGCGGCCTGCTCGGCGGTCTTCGCGTACCAGTGGGAGATGTCCTGGTTGTAGATCAGGGTCTCGCCGGAGGTGAAGCGCAGCGCCGGGTCGCCCTGGGTCTTGCCCGCCTTGGCGTCCGGGTGGACCACCCCGGCCGCGTACAGCTTGCGGGTCCACTCCAGCGCTTCGAGATACGCGTCGGTCTCGATCCGGTAGACCAGCTTGCCGTCGGTCATGTTCCAGCCGAGCGGCTTCTCCTGGCCGGAGAGCACCCCGAAGATGTTGAACGCCGTCCACTTCATGTCGTCGCACGCCCAGCGCTTGGCCTTGGCGTTGGTGATGTCCTTCGCCAGTGCCAGGAACGCGTCCGCCGAGGTGGGGAGTTGGTACCCCTCCTTGTCGAAGACGTCCTTGCGGTAGAACGGCACGATGTTGGGCACCCACGCCGCGGGCATCGGGATGCCGAGCAGCTTGCCGCCGAAGAGGGAGCGCTGCCAGGCGTCGGTGGGGATCGCCGCGAGGTTCGGGTACTCCTTGACCTTGTCACCGGCGAGATACGGCCCGAGATCGGCGAACTTGCTGATGACGGCCGACGGGATCTTGCCGCCCATGTTCCAGTTCGGGATCACGACCATGTCGGGGATCTCGCTGGAGGCCAGCACCGCGCCGAGCTTCTGGTCGTAGGTGTTGCCGTCCTGGTTCTGGAAGACGATATCGGCGCCGATGGCCTTGTTCATCGCCGTGTAGTACGGGTTCTGGCTCTTCGGCGGCGACCCCCAGAACGGCGCCATCACCTTCACCGTGCCGCCCTTGCCGAGCGGGGTGGGCACCGACGCCTTCAGCTCCGCCATGTTGAGCGGCTGGGTGAAGCCGAGGGAGGAGCCGTTCTTGGACGGGATGTCGGGGGTGACGACGTTCTGTGCCACGAAGGTGGGCAGCAGCTTCTTCGCGTCCTTGCCGGAGGTGGTGCCCCCCTTGTTGGTGCTCCCCGAGGAGCCGCCGCCGCACGCGGTGAGGAGCGGTGTCCCGCCGGCCACCGCCGCGGCGGCGATAGCCGTGGAGGCGAGGAAGCTTCTCCGGCTGGGGACGGAGGCGGACTTCGGCGTCATTGCGTCAACCCTTCGTGGTGCGCCAGGACACCCGGCGGGAGAGCCCGCCGGTCGGCTGCGGTGTCATGAGATGGAGCGGGCGTAGCTGCGTAACCGGCCTGACTGAGTTATCTGGAGCGGGCGTTACGAGAAACAGCCACCGCTGATCCGGCCGTGATCTGTCGAAGCGCTTCGATGTTGCTGCGAGGTTAAATGAACGCATCGGGAGGCACAAGAGCCGATTCCAAGATTCCTTTCCCCCGTGATGGCCCTGGCCAACAGAGCGAACTGGCCACCGGGTTACCGCATCGGAACAGATCCGCGTCGATGCCCCGGAACGTCTTGACACGTGAGGATCGGACTCGGAGCATCGAAGCGCTTCGAAAGCCCGGCGGACGGTACGCTCGCCAGCCCGGACACCGTCCGGGAGCCCGTTCGCGCCGTTCGCGCTCCGCCAGAACTCCTCCAGGGGGAACCGCCCGTGACCGCAGACCAGCCGTCCTTCCGCGACCCGCGGCTGTCCCGGAGCGCACGTGTCGACGATCTGCTCGCCCGGCTGACGGCCGACGAGAAGACCGCCATGCTCCACCAGTTCGCGCCCGCCGTGGAACGCCTCGGCGTGGCCGCCTTCCGCACCGGACAGGAGGCCCTGCACGGCGTCGCCTGGATGGGACCGGCGACCGTCTTCCCGCAGGCGGTCGGCCTCGGCGCGACCTGGAACGGTGAACTGGTGCGCCGTGTCGGCGAGGCCGTCTCCACCGAGGTACGGGCCATGCGCGCCCGCGACGACCGGGTCGGCCTCAACGTCTGGGCGCCCACGGTCAATCTGCTGCGCAACCCCCTGTGGGGACGGAACGAGGAGGGGTACGCGGAGGACCCCGGCCTCACCTCCGCGATCGCCGTCGCCTACACCCGCGGCCTGCGCGGCGACCACCCCGACGTGTGGCGCACGGCCCCGGTCCTCAAGCACTGGCTCGCACACAACAACGAGACCGACCGGGCCGTCTCGTCCTCCTCGATCAGCCCGCGTGTCCTGCACGAATACGACCTGCTCGCCTTCCGCACGGCCGTCGAGGCGGGCGCCGTCGCCGGTGTCATGCCCGCGTACAACCTGGTCAACGGGCGCCCCAACCATCTCTCGCCGTACCTCCGCGACCACTTGCGCACCTGGACCGACCATGAGCTGCTGGTCTGCTCCGACGCGGGCGCGCCCAGCAATCTCACCGACGCCGAGAAGTACTTCGACACCCACGAGGAGGCCACCGCCGCCTCCCTGCGCGCCGGTGTGGACAGCTTCACCGACCACGGCACCGACTCGTCCGTCATGACCGGCCGGCTCCGCGGCGCGCTGGAGCGCGGCCTGATCGGCGAGGACGACATCGACACCGCGCTCCGCCGGCAGCTCGCGGTCCGCTTCGCGCTCGGCGAGTTCGACCCCGCGCTCGACCCGTACGCCGGCATCAAGCCCGCCGACGGCTGGGACACCCCCGGCCACCGGGCGCTCGCCAGGGAGGCCGCCGAACAGGCCGTCGTCCTGCTCAAGAACGACGGCCTGCTGCCGCTCGCCCCTGGCGGCGGCGACCGGATCGCGGTGGTCGGACTCCTCGCCGACGAGTGCAAACTCGACTGGTACAGCGGCACCCTGATCCACCGCTCCACCCCGCTGGACGGGCTGCGCGAGCGCTACGGCGCCGACCGCGTCACCTTCGCGGAAGGCGTGGACCGGGTCCGGCTGCGGCTGGGCGCGGGCTGGGCGCAGGTGCCCGAGCCGTCGGCCGACACCGCCCGTACGGCCGGCGACGACCCCGGTACGGAGGCCGCGCTCGACCCCGCCCTGCTCGCGGGCCGTACCGACCTGCCGCCGCTGACCCGCACCGACGACCCGGCCGCCGCGACCGAACTCGCCCTCATCGACTGGGGAAACGGCCTGCTCACCCTGCGCGCCCCCGACGGCCGCTATCTGTCGGTCGCCGACGACGGCTATCTCCGGGCGTCCGCCGCCCGGCCCGGCGGCTGGGTGGTCCAGGAGAGCTTCCGGCTCGAACCGCACGACGGAGGGCACCTCCTTCTGCACTTGGGTACCGGTCGGTACGTGTCAGTCGCCGCGGACGGACTGAAGGTTGCCGATCGTGGTGAGCCGGCCGAGATCGTCGTCACCGAGCGCGGTGAGGACGCCGTGGCGCGCGCGGCGGCGGACGCCGACGCGGTCGTGGTCGTCGCGGGCAACGACCCGCACCTGGCCGGCCGCGAGACCGAGGACCGCGAGACGCTCGCCCTGCCCGCCCACCAGGACCGGCTGTGGCGCGCCGCCCTCGCCGCCAACCCGCGCACCGCGCTCGTGCTGACCTCGGCCTATCCGTACGCCGTACCGGAGGCGCACGCCGCGCTCCCCGCGCTGCTGTGGACCGCGCACGGCGGCCAGGCCGCGGGCGCCGCGCTCGCCGCCGTACTCTCCGGCGACGTCTCCCCGGCGGGCCGGCTGCCGCAGACCTGGTACGCGGACGACACCGACCTGCCGGATCTGCTCGACTACGACATCATCGGCTCGCGCCAGACCTATCTCTACTTCGAGGGCACACCGCTCTACCCCTTCGGCCACGGCCTGTCGTACTCCTCGTTCTCCTACGACGGCCTGGAGGTCGGCCTGACCGGCGGGCCCGCCGACGGCACGGCCGTACACGCCCGGATCACCGTCACCAACACCGGCACGCGCGCGGCCGACGAGGTGGTGCAGCTGTACGTGCGCGAGGCCGACCCCCGGGTCCGGCGCCCGCACCGGCAGCTCGCCGGCCACGCGCGCGTGCCGCTCGCGCCGGGCGAGTCCCGTACGGTCGAACTGACCGTGCCGCTGTCCGCGCTCGGCTACCACGACGTGGCGCACGGCGAGTGGACCGTCGCGGGCGGCCGGTAC encodes the following:
- a CDS encoding WD40/YVTN/BNR-like repeat-containing protein, which translates into the protein MSHTVSDDAHGPRRRTVLTTASAAAAALALTGTPALAAPRPKAPAGTAAGAAAAQAYTWRTAAIGGTGFITGVLFHPAVRGLAYARTDIGGAYRWDDGLQRWTPLTDHLGWDDYNLLGVEAIAVDPGQPDRLYLALGAYTQSWAGNGAVLRSTDRGATWSRTDLTVKLGANEDGRGAGERLLVSPFSSDVLFLGTRHNGLLRSADRGATWSAASFPASVNSSGQGITFLVAAGRAVYAGWGDGGSALYRTTDGVNWSAVPGQPSGAAAQVPIRAAYDAGTLSLYVTYANTSGPNNQSDGSVRRFNTATGVWTDITPVRPSGGDSFAYGGVAVDPRVSGTVVVSTNNRWGPVDTLYRSTNGGASWTSLKDTATLDVRETPYLNWGGTAKFGWWIQAVALDPFDSRHIVFGTGATLYGTRDLVRWAPEIRGLEESAVRQLIAPPAGGAQLLSGLGDIGVMYHDSLTVSPSRGMATNPVFGSATGLAIAALRPTYVVRSGWGDQGNGAYSTNGGQTWAPFAAQPSIANSAPGPIAVSADGSTLLWSFIHWDGTKHPGFRSTNNGASWSEVTTFPRGGTPVADPLDARRFYVYDTDGGAVYRSTDAGATFVRGAGSLPAGDSQFRIAAAPERTGDLWLSAKWNGLYRSTDGGTSFTKVTSCWGSYALGFGRAAAGASYPAIYQTGATENFIGVYRSVDTGGSWTRINDDAHQWGWTGETITGDPRVYGRVYLGTNGRGIQYGDPA
- a CDS encoding carbohydrate ABC transporter permease, coding for MTALWAAEPRPVWEEKPSRAGLAGKGVVLAVACLAVLFPLWIVVVTSLSSKQTIQEAGGLVLIPRGITFIAYQELLSGGQVTRAALISVGVTLVGTAFSMTVSVLGAYGLSRSGTLGHRWMLMLLLATMFFGAGLIPTYLLVQTLGLTDTYLALILPSAVSVFNILVLRGFFMGISPELTDSARIDGAGDLRILWTIVLPLSRAVIAVITLFYAVGYWSAWFNASLYLSDQDMMPLQNVMIQLVQKQEPPVGLGQAIKAGQLSQLAVQMAVMVMALLPVAVLSPFVQKHFKKGMLTGAVKG
- a CDS encoding ABC transporter permease, translating into MPLRVRLRRDRVLILMTLPVVLLVLVFNYLPILGNVVAFQDYDPYISDNGVISILESPWVGVEQFQRVFGDSAFWDAVTNTLVLFIIQLVLFFPIPILLALLINSVLRPRVRAFAQAVLYLPHFFSWVLVITVFQQILGGAGIIAQTLRQRGYEGFDLMTDPEVFKFLVTFEGVWKDAGWGIIVFLAALTSVSPDLYEAAAMDGANRWRRMWHVTLPALRPVIALLLVLRVGDALTVGFEQILLQRDAVGPGAAEVLDTYVWWNGVRNQDFSYAAAAGIVKGVVSLGLVLAANKIAHLMGEQGVYKK
- a CDS encoding extracellular solute-binding protein; this encodes MTPKSASVPSRRSFLASTAIAAAAVAGGTPLLTACGGGSSGSTNKGGTTSGKDAKKLLPTFVAQNVVTPDIPSKNGSSLGFTQPLNMAELKASVPTPLGKGGTVKVMAPFWGSPPKSQNPYYTAMNKAIGADIVFQNQDGNTYDQKLGAVLASSEIPDMVVIPNWNMGGKIPSAVISKFADLGPYLAGDKVKEYPNLAAIPTDAWQRSLFGGKLLGIPMPAAWVPNIVPFYRKDVFDKEGYQLPTSADAFLALAKDITNAKAKRWACDDMKWTAFNIFGVLSGQEKPLGWNMTDGKLVYRIETDAYLEALEWTRKLYAAGVVHPDAKAGKTQGDPALRFTSGETLIYNQDISHWYAKTAEQAAQKTGVVIWGMDIFGHDGGDPALWAGSPANIWSFISKKASEAVVRDALAAANVTAAPYGTKEYMLTNYGEEGVHYTVENGLPVKNDKGNNEVINAYVMLDGPPPTIAHPDLPEIAKAQVEWQQRMGAFTKKSSFYGLQIVEPARYTNLANDFEQLEDDVVRGRKKISDVQQAVSDWRAGGGDKLREWYRKLLDDNAPQG
- a CDS encoding glycoside hydrolase family 3 protein; amino-acid sequence: MTADQPSFRDPRLSRSARVDDLLARLTADEKTAMLHQFAPAVERLGVAAFRTGQEALHGVAWMGPATVFPQAVGLGATWNGELVRRVGEAVSTEVRAMRARDDRVGLNVWAPTVNLLRNPLWGRNEEGYAEDPGLTSAIAVAYTRGLRGDHPDVWRTAPVLKHWLAHNNETDRAVSSSSISPRVLHEYDLLAFRTAVEAGAVAGVMPAYNLVNGRPNHLSPYLRDHLRTWTDHELLVCSDAGAPSNLTDAEKYFDTHEEATAASLRAGVDSFTDHGTDSSVMTGRLRGALERGLIGEDDIDTALRRQLAVRFALGEFDPALDPYAGIKPADGWDTPGHRALAREAAEQAVVLLKNDGLLPLAPGGGDRIAVVGLLADECKLDWYSGTLIHRSTPLDGLRERYGADRVTFAEGVDRVRLRLGAGWAQVPEPSADTARTAGDDPGTEAALDPALLAGRTDLPPLTRTDDPAAATELALIDWGNGLLTLRAPDGRYLSVADDGYLRASAARPGGWVVQESFRLEPHDGGHLLLHLGTGRYVSVAADGLKVADRGEPAEIVVTERGEDAVARAAADADAVVVVAGNDPHLAGRETEDRETLALPAHQDRLWRAALAANPRTALVLTSAYPYAVPEAHAALPALLWTAHGGQAAGAALAAVLSGDVSPAGRLPQTWYADDTDLPDLLDYDIIGSRQTYLYFEGTPLYPFGHGLSYSSFSYDGLEVGLTGGPADGTAVHARITVTNTGTRAADEVVQLYVREADPRVRRPHRQLAGHARVPLAPGESRTVELTVPLSALGYHDVAHGEWTVAGGRYVFEAAASSADIRRSADLDLPETAPRARPVLTRGLAAADYDEQTGTEIVDRTKTTGDAVTPTAGAGRLVFRDCDFGTGAGAVTVEVAGAGEVLLTLPGDTPVAAFEIPTATGGPYAYTTHSAPVALSGVRDLQITLRGEVRLARVDFGA